A window from Nocardioides mesophilus encodes these proteins:
- a CDS encoding BldC family transcriptional regulator, whose product MNTRPPESEPLLTPAEVAAMFRVDPKTVTRWAKAGKLSSIRTLGGHRRYRESEVRELLTGMVPEQRRGDEPD is encoded by the coding sequence ATGAATACGCGGCCACCGGAGTCCGAGCCGTTGCTCACGCCTGCCGAGGTCGCCGCCATGTTCCGGGTCGACCCGAAGACGGTCACCCGGTGGGCGAAGGCCGGCAAGCTGAGCTCGATCAGGACGTTGGGCGGACATCGCCGTTACCGTGAGTCCGAGGTGCGCGAGCTGCTGACGGGCATGGTCCCCGAGCAGCGGCGTGGCGACGAACCGGACTGA
- a CDS encoding sensor histidine kinase — MAEVGRSFTTSVVRWALVTRVASLLLVVLILSGRIAEPRVVVAVALLCGWSLVWLTPRGGTLRVVQRHPIIAVGDVLTSLLVTGLVGVNSPVVFATLSTALVVGVLFRPPVASLLTVILVAGYVLVALVQAAGAALFVYTFVIPATYVVLALLGNVTRSLHEQVLREQGRLAETYAVAAAAAERARLARDMHDSVAKSLHGVALAAAALPRWIDQDQPTAVRQAGAIQQAAEQASLEARDLLVSLRSLHEGPLVERLADQVADFRSRTGLPVDLEVRDLADLEPAVTQEVLQILGEALENVHRHSGARRVGVLLAGGGQEVRLEVRDDGRGFDPTRLPRGHFGVIGMRERASTIGGVLHVRSAPEQGTTVVLQLPLRAATEGAT, encoded by the coding sequence ATGGCTGAGGTCGGGCGCAGCTTCACCACCAGCGTGGTGCGCTGGGCGCTCGTCACCCGGGTGGCCTCGCTGCTGCTCGTGGTGCTGATCCTCAGCGGCCGGATCGCGGAGCCCCGGGTCGTCGTCGCGGTGGCGCTGCTGTGCGGCTGGAGCCTGGTCTGGCTGACGCCGCGCGGCGGCACCCTGCGGGTCGTGCAGCGGCACCCGATCATCGCGGTCGGCGACGTGCTGACCTCGCTGCTGGTCACCGGTCTCGTCGGCGTGAACAGCCCGGTGGTGTTCGCGACGCTGAGCACCGCCCTGGTCGTCGGGGTGCTGTTCCGGCCGCCGGTCGCCTCGCTGCTGACGGTGATCCTGGTCGCCGGCTACGTGCTGGTCGCGCTGGTCCAGGCGGCCGGCGCGGCGCTGTTCGTCTACACGTTCGTGATCCCGGCCACCTACGTCGTGCTGGCGCTGCTCGGCAACGTCACCCGGAGTCTGCACGAGCAGGTGCTGCGCGAGCAGGGCCGGCTCGCCGAGACGTACGCCGTGGCAGCGGCCGCCGCCGAGCGGGCCCGGCTCGCCCGCGACATGCACGACTCGGTGGCCAAGAGCCTGCACGGCGTCGCGCTCGCGGCCGCCGCGCTGCCCCGGTGGATCGACCAGGACCAGCCGACGGCGGTCCGGCAGGCCGGAGCGATCCAGCAGGCCGCCGAGCAGGCCTCGCTCGAGGCGCGCGACCTGCTGGTCTCGCTGCGCAGCCTGCACGAGGGCCCGCTCGTCGAGCGGCTCGCCGACCAGGTCGCGGACTTCCGCAGCCGCACCGGGCTCCCGGTCGACCTCGAGGTCCGCGACCTCGCCGACCTCGAGCCGGCCGTCACCCAGGAGGTGCTGCAGATCCTCGGCGAGGCCCTCGAGAACGTGCACCGGCACTCGGGGGCCCGGCGCGTCGGGGTGCTGCTCGCCGGCGGCGGCCAGGAGGTCCGGCTCGAGGTCCGCGACGACGGCCGCGGCTTCGACCCGACCCGGTTGCCCCGCGGCCACTTCGGGGTGATCGGCATGCGCGAGCGCGCGAGCACCATCGGCGGCGTGCTGCACGTGCGGAGCGCGCCGGAGCAGGGCACCACCGTGGTCCTCCAGCTGCCGCTCCGGGCCGCCACGGAGGGGGCGACATGA
- a CDS encoding DUF192 domain-containing protein, with amino-acid sequence MRQPDLGRLYVDGREVAAVELARSNAQKRRGLLGRDGVAGGFVLQPCHQVHTFRMRFALDVAYLDRAGRVLVTRSMPPGRIGPLLLRSRSILEAEAGAFEGWGLATGSTVTWQLG; translated from the coding sequence GTGAGGCAGCCGGACCTCGGCCGGTTGTACGTCGACGGGCGCGAGGTCGCGGCCGTCGAGCTGGCCCGCAGCAACGCGCAGAAGCGCCGGGGCCTGCTCGGCCGCGACGGGGTCGCGGGCGGCTTCGTGCTGCAGCCGTGCCACCAGGTCCACACCTTCCGGATGCGGTTCGCGCTCGACGTCGCCTACCTGGACCGGGCCGGGCGGGTGCTCGTCACCCGGTCGATGCCACCCGGACGGATCGGCCCGCTGCTGCTCCGCTCGCGCAGCATCCTCGAGGCGGAGGCCGGCGCGTTCGAGGGCTGGGGGCTCGCGACCGGCTCGACGGTCACCTGGCAGCTCGGCTGA
- a CDS encoding DUF3073 domain-containing protein → MGRGRAKAKQTKVARDLKYRSHETDLSALARELHGENDSPSDGVTVEDDDEWSDYGQPRPARD, encoded by the coding sequence ATGGGGCGCGGCCGTGCAAAAGCCAAGCAGACCAAGGTCGCCCGCGACCTGAAGTACCGCTCTCACGAGACGGACCTCAGTGCGTTGGCGCGTGAGCTGCACGGCGAGAACGACAGTCCGTCCGACGGTGTGACCGTCGAGGACGACGACGAGTGGTCCGACTACGGCCAGCCGCGCCCCGCGCGCGACTGA
- a CDS encoding type II secretion system F family protein encodes MAPTMAPALLGVAGAAIFLLALLGLRMARGDALEGWDVGDIVLLRDQSKRRTRRGPMDTLAMRFAPLLARRLGPNNLARIRRRIDLAGRPDGMTLDTFLQLVTKYTLFLGTTALILLLIGNTVSALLCLLAVPVLPFSRLAGHQRRRQEHIASDLPDFLDILSVTVSAGIGFRTALGRVAQRFEGPLRDELMQTLHQLDVGVPRRQAFVSLRDRCGSEAMDSFVSAFLQAEELGAPLATTLNNIALDMRRESAQMARRKAARTVPRVTLVVSVVLVPPTLLIIMVGLYLGADIDLGTVLNG; translated from the coding sequence ATGGCCCCGACGATGGCGCCCGCGCTGCTCGGCGTGGCCGGCGCCGCGATCTTCCTGCTCGCGCTGCTCGGCCTGCGGATGGCGCGCGGCGACGCGCTCGAGGGCTGGGACGTCGGCGACATCGTGCTGCTGCGCGACCAGTCCAAGCGCCGCACCCGCCGCGGCCCGATGGACACGCTGGCGATGCGCTTCGCCCCGCTGCTGGCCCGCCGGCTCGGGCCGAACAACCTCGCCCGGATCCGGCGGCGCATCGACCTGGCCGGCCGGCCCGACGGGATGACCCTCGACACCTTCCTGCAGCTGGTCACCAAGTACACCCTGTTCCTCGGCACCACCGCGCTGATCCTGCTGCTGATCGGCAACACGGTCAGCGCGCTGCTGTGCCTGCTGGCGGTGCCGGTGCTGCCGTTCTCGCGGCTGGCCGGCCACCAGCGGCGCCGCCAGGAGCACATCGCCTCGGACCTGCCCGACTTCCTCGACATCCTCTCGGTGACGGTCTCGGCCGGCATCGGGTTCCGCACCGCGCTGGGCCGGGTGGCGCAGCGCTTCGAGGGCCCGCTGCGCGACGAGCTGATGCAGACCCTGCACCAGCTCGACGTCGGCGTCCCGCGCCGCCAGGCGTTCGTGTCTCTGCGGGACCGGTGCGGCTCCGAGGCGATGGACTCCTTCGTCTCGGCGTTCCTGCAGGCCGAGGAGCTGGGTGCGCCGCTGGCCACCACGCTGAACAACATCGCGCTCGACATGCGTCGCGAGTCGGCCCAGATGGCCCGGCGCAAGGCCGCCCGCACCGTCCCCCGGGTGACCCTGGTCGTCTCGGTGGTGCTGGTGCCGCCGACGCTGCTGATCATCATGGTCGGGCTCTACCTCGGGGCGGACATCGACCTCGGGACCGTGCTCAATGGCTGA
- a CDS encoding zinc ribbon domain-containing protein, producing MTRFADPHRCPDCGAPIRAGLPSCGICGLPLTGEVAQRLYQTLLTADGLLIELRASGALATAARTATAPAPGALQPTPMPPGVPGQPGPPAAGTPFPAGPVPPRPRSGLSAASVPKILLSLGAACVLVAALVFLAVTWSLMSIGARTATLVVLTLVCAALSGFLARRDLRGGAEALSLVAWGLLCLDLYGARDAGWFGDVGDPTFFLVLGVVLAGTGMAAGVLVRRTPVGALTGAELVAGLGTAAACIGVATQPSLADPAALVLATLLGAAVVAVAERFALRMTVWTAGLVTLASWAGLVGSGADAASGHLSMAELWIDLVAWPLLAAAALAAAVAAVRRLPRAARDAAAAVGFGLLCLVAAAPALDESPTTLLLATLGVLVAAAVVGWAAPPCWRPTAFLAQGVAGLVAAGFALGSVVAALTNLVAAATPGWSSTAGAPLRLQDFGDQAAPLLLPVTLAVLLGTVAVVLRALPEQLPIGRHLDPRAVAAVLVAGSVTVLGLYAVPVWTVVATLLLVAAVFLAWWWLVDGSLVTLVPAALFVAGGVAVSFANPSLTAAALLVTLVLAAVVHLRAAGTETAAVAGATLVAALAGSGWTWAHLGGLDPAWGALLTLVVVAAVVLPVHTLPAGLWVCGDSLVARAGVEVGAAVAALPLATAGILLAPGSQTLTWTAVYLTVVGATVTALGLLRADRRWLLPVGGLLLAAASWVRLFEIGVEEPEPYTLPSAVVLAVVGLLHLRRNPGGSTATALSPALGLALVPSLLWALSEPAGIRALLLGLACFGLVLVGVRLRWAAPLAWGAAVGAVLVLWLSAPYVEAAVPRWVLIGIAGAVLILMGVTWERRLREARHLAGYLHGLR from the coding sequence ATGACGCGCTTTGCCGACCCCCACCGGTGCCCCGACTGCGGCGCCCCGATCCGCGCTGGCCTCCCTTCCTGCGGCATCTGCGGCCTCCCGCTGACCGGTGAGGTCGCGCAGCGGCTGTACCAGACGCTGCTCACCGCGGACGGGCTGCTCATCGAGCTGCGCGCGAGCGGAGCCCTCGCGACCGCCGCCCGCACCGCGACCGCGCCCGCACCGGGCGCCTTGCAGCCGACCCCGATGCCGCCGGGCGTGCCCGGGCAACCGGGTCCGCCGGCGGCGGGTACGCCGTTCCCGGCCGGACCGGTGCCGCCGCGGCCCCGCTCCGGGCTCAGCGCCGCCTCGGTGCCGAAGATCCTGCTCTCCCTCGGCGCCGCCTGCGTGCTGGTCGCCGCGCTGGTCTTCCTGGCCGTGACCTGGTCGCTGATGAGCATCGGCGCGCGCACCGCGACCCTGGTCGTGCTCACGCTCGTCTGCGCCGCGCTGTCCGGCTTCCTGGCCCGCCGCGACCTGCGCGGCGGCGCGGAAGCTCTGTCCCTGGTCGCCTGGGGGCTGCTCTGCCTCGACCTGTACGGCGCGCGCGACGCCGGCTGGTTCGGCGACGTCGGGGACCCGACGTTCTTCCTGGTGCTCGGCGTGGTCCTCGCCGGCACCGGCATGGCCGCCGGGGTGCTGGTGCGGCGCACGCCGGTCGGCGCCCTCACCGGCGCCGAGCTGGTGGCCGGGCTCGGCACCGCCGCGGCCTGCATCGGGGTGGCCACCCAGCCGTCCCTGGCCGACCCGGCCGCGCTGGTGCTGGCGACCCTGCTCGGGGCCGCGGTGGTGGCGGTGGCGGAGCGGTTCGCCCTGCGGATGACGGTGTGGACAGCCGGCCTCGTCACGCTCGCCTCGTGGGCGGGGCTGGTGGGCTCCGGCGCCGACGCCGCGTCGGGCCACCTCAGCATGGCCGAGCTCTGGATCGACCTGGTGGCCTGGCCGCTGCTGGCGGCAGCGGCGCTGGCCGCCGCGGTGGCCGCCGTACGCCGTCTGCCGCGGGCCGCCCGGGACGCGGCCGCCGCCGTCGGCTTCGGCCTGCTCTGCCTGGTCGCGGCCGCGCCCGCCCTCGACGAGAGCCCCACCACGCTGCTGCTGGCCACCCTCGGGGTCCTCGTGGCCGCCGCGGTGGTGGGCTGGGCGGCACCGCCCTGCTGGCGGCCGACCGCCTTCCTGGCCCAGGGGGTGGCCGGGCTGGTCGCCGCCGGCTTCGCGCTGGGCTCGGTGGTCGCTGCGCTCACGAACCTGGTCGCCGCGGCCACGCCCGGCTGGTCCTCGACCGCCGGAGCGCCGCTGCGGCTGCAGGACTTCGGCGACCAGGCCGCTCCGCTGCTGCTCCCGGTCACGCTCGCGGTGCTGCTCGGCACCGTCGCGGTGGTGCTGAGGGCGTTGCCCGAGCAGCTGCCGATCGGGCGGCACCTGGACCCGCGGGCCGTCGCGGCGGTGCTGGTGGCCGGCTCGGTCACCGTGCTGGGTCTCTACGCGGTCCCGGTGTGGACGGTGGTCGCGACCCTGCTGCTGGTCGCCGCGGTCTTCCTGGCGTGGTGGTGGCTCGTCGACGGCAGCCTGGTCACGCTGGTGCCCGCGGCGTTGTTCGTGGCGGGCGGGGTCGCCGTCTCGTTCGCCAACCCCTCCCTCACCGCGGCGGCGCTGCTGGTCACGCTGGTCCTCGCAGCGGTCGTGCACCTGCGCGCCGCCGGCACCGAGACCGCCGCGGTGGCGGGCGCCACGCTGGTGGCGGCGCTGGCCGGCAGCGGCTGGACCTGGGCGCACCTGGGCGGCCTCGACCCCGCCTGGGGCGCTCTGCTGACCCTCGTCGTGGTGGCCGCCGTGGTGCTGCCGGTGCACACGCTGCCCGCCGGCCTGTGGGTCTGCGGGGACAGCCTGGTCGCCCGCGCCGGCGTCGAGGTGGGGGCCGCCGTGGCCGCGCTGCCGCTGGCCACCGCCGGGATCCTGCTGGCGCCCGGCAGCCAGACGCTGACCTGGACCGCGGTGTACCTGACGGTGGTCGGCGCGACGGTGACGGCCCTCGGCCTGCTCCGGGCCGACCGCCGGTGGCTGCTCCCGGTCGGGGGGCTGCTGCTGGCCGCGGCCAGCTGGGTGCGGCTGTTCGAGATCGGGGTGGAGGAGCCGGAGCCCTACACGTTGCCCTCCGCGGTGGTGCTCGCCGTCGTCGGGCTGCTACACCTGCGCCGCAACCCGGGCGGCTCCACCGCGACGGCGCTGTCCCCGGCGCTGGGGCTGGCGCTGGTGCCGAGCCTGCTGTGGGCGCTCAGCGAGCCGGCCGGGATCCGGGCGCTGCTGCTCGGGCTGGCCTGCTTCGGCCTCGTGCTCGTGGGGGTCCGGCTGCGCTGGGCGGCGCCGCTGGCCTGGGGCGCGGCGGTCGGGGCGGTGCTGGTGCTCTGGCTCTCCGCGCCGTACGTCGAGGCGGCGGTGCCCCGCTGGGTGCTGATCGGGATCGCCGGCGCGGTCCTGATCCTGATGGGGGTCACCTGGGAACGGCGGCTGCGGGAGGCCCGCCACCTCGCGGGGTACCTCCACGGGCTGCGCTGA
- a CDS encoding Glu/Leu/Phe/Val family dehydrogenase, which yields MPDNAVGAVTDSPGVFAQASGHEQVVFCRDEPSGLSAIIAIHSTALGPALGGTRFYPYATEQDALADVLALSRGMSYKAALAGLDLGGGKAVIIGDPAQVKTEALLRAYGRFVQSLGGRYLTACDVGTYSEDMDQIARECSFVTGRTVAHGGAGDSSVLTAYGVFQGMRAAAEATWGAPTLHGRTVGVAGVGKVGRHLVGHLVEDGASVVVTDVSEEAVARIRTTYPEVRAVPDTAALVRSELDVYAPCALGGALSDEVVDVLSARVVCGAANNQLAHEGIEKQLEDRGVLYAPDYMVNAGGLIQVADELEGFSFDRAKARAEKIYDTTTKVFALATSDGVPPAVAADRLAEQRMREISRLRGIHLR from the coding sequence GTGCCTGACAACGCCGTCGGCGCCGTGACTGACTCCCCGGGCGTCTTCGCCCAGGCGTCAGGCCACGAGCAGGTCGTCTTCTGCCGGGACGAGCCCTCGGGGCTCTCCGCGATCATCGCGATCCACTCCACCGCGCTCGGTCCCGCCCTCGGCGGCACCCGCTTCTACCCCTACGCCACCGAGCAGGACGCGCTCGCCGACGTGCTCGCGCTCTCCCGCGGGATGTCCTACAAGGCGGCGCTGGCTGGACTAGACCTCGGTGGCGGCAAGGCGGTGATCATCGGCGACCCGGCACAGGTCAAGACCGAGGCGTTGCTGCGGGCCTACGGTCGCTTCGTGCAGTCCCTCGGCGGCCGCTACCTGACCGCCTGCGACGTCGGCACCTACTCCGAGGACATGGACCAGATCGCCCGGGAGTGCTCCTTCGTCACCGGGCGGACCGTCGCGCACGGCGGCGCCGGCGACTCCTCGGTGCTGACGGCGTACGGCGTCTTCCAGGGGATGCGCGCCGCGGCCGAGGCGACCTGGGGCGCGCCCACCCTGCACGGGCGCACCGTCGGGGTGGCCGGGGTCGGCAAGGTCGGCCGGCACCTGGTCGGCCACCTGGTCGAGGACGGCGCCTCGGTGGTGGTCACCGACGTCTCCGAGGAGGCGGTGGCGCGGATCCGGACCACCTACCCCGAGGTCCGGGCGGTTCCCGACACCGCCGCGCTGGTCCGCTCCGAGCTCGACGTCTACGCCCCGTGCGCGCTCGGCGGCGCGCTCTCCGACGAGGTCGTCGACGTGCTCAGTGCCCGGGTGGTCTGCGGGGCCGCGAACAACCAGCTCGCCCACGAGGGCATCGAGAAGCAGCTCGAGGATCGCGGGGTCCTCTACGCCCCCGACTACATGGTCAACGCCGGCGGCCTGATCCAGGTCGCCGACGAGCTCGAGGGGTTCTCCTTCGACCGGGCCAAGGCCCGCGCCGAGAAGATCTACGACACCACCACGAAGGTGTTCGCGCTCGCCACGTCCGACGGGGTGCCGCCGGCGGTCGCCGCCGACCGGCTGGCGGAGCAGCGGATGCGCGAGATCAGCAGGCTCCGCGGGATCCACCTGCGCTAG
- a CDS encoding TadE/TadG family type IV pilus assembly protein, translating to MSRPEPHAPLPRSPRRGDQRGTSTLEVAGIAPVFLLVTLVLLYCGFAFYGITATQTAARQAARAASLGEDPSAAAADAMPDWLPHTVSTFHGGTGVRVTTNLPDLLPGTDLLVSRDAVMP from the coding sequence ATGAGCCGTCCTGAGCCTCACGCACCTCTCCCCCGCTCGCCGCGGCGCGGTGACCAGCGCGGCACGTCCACCCTCGAGGTGGCCGGGATCGCGCCGGTGTTCCTGCTGGTGACGCTGGTGCTGCTCTACTGCGGCTTCGCGTTCTACGGCATCACCGCCACCCAGACCGCGGCCCGCCAGGCCGCCCGGGCGGCGTCGCTGGGCGAGGACCCGTCGGCCGCCGCCGCGGACGCGATGCCCGACTGGCTGCCGCACACCGTGAGCACCTTCCACGGCGGCACCGGGGTGCGCGTCACCACCAACCTCCCCGACCTGCTCCCGGGCACCGACCTGCTGGTGTCCCGGGACGCGGTGATGCCGTGA
- a CDS encoding DUF3592 domain-containing protein, whose product METPIAIVVLVVGGFFLLLGVGAHNADRHRRRTGAVTPGVVVDAETVRNTTGALYDVPVVEFRDGSGELRRFSHNAGTRQGPTMGRTVQVWYDPRDPGATPVIDDDGVNRMFKVVFLLVGAVAVTVGVVLLGQALDLW is encoded by the coding sequence ATGGAGACGCCCATCGCGATCGTGGTCCTCGTCGTGGGCGGGTTCTTCCTGCTGCTCGGCGTCGGCGCGCACAACGCCGACCGGCACCGCCGCCGTACCGGCGCCGTCACCCCCGGCGTGGTGGTCGACGCGGAGACGGTGCGCAACACCACCGGGGCGCTCTACGACGTCCCCGTCGTGGAGTTCCGGGACGGGAGCGGCGAGCTGCGGCGGTTCAGCCACAACGCCGGCACCCGGCAGGGACCGACGATGGGGCGGACGGTCCAGGTCTGGTACGACCCCCGCGACCCGGGCGCGACCCCCGTCATCGACGACGACGGCGTAAACCGGATGTTCAAGGTGGTCTTCCTCCTCGTCGGAGCCGTGGCGGTGACAGTAGGAGTCGTCCTGCTCGGCCAGGCGCTGGACCTGTGGTGA
- a CDS encoding response regulator, which yields MTAPTAPVAPVRVLLADDNAVLRMGMASLLASDPRITLVAEAENGLRAVELAEEHRPDVVVLDVRMPEMDGVAAAARMPSGTRILMLTYSEEPEVITTAMASGAHGYLVHGAHSPEEILDAVMSAARGMSVFGPAASAVLLDPARRAAVPPGSGPALPGAAAPPTGPGSPAAALRARRYGLTPREVEILDLMAEGRGNRDIAKDCFLAEKTVKNHINRIFTKLGVTTRGEAISLWLRPPS from the coding sequence ATGACCGCGCCGACCGCCCCCGTCGCACCGGTCCGGGTGCTGCTCGCCGACGACAACGCCGTGCTGCGCATGGGGATGGCCAGCCTGCTCGCCTCCGACCCGCGGATCACGCTGGTCGCCGAGGCCGAGAACGGTCTGCGGGCCGTCGAGCTCGCCGAGGAGCACCGCCCCGACGTGGTGGTCCTCGACGTCCGCATGCCCGAGATGGACGGCGTCGCCGCCGCCGCCCGGATGCCCTCCGGCACCCGGATCCTGATGCTGACCTACTCCGAGGAGCCGGAGGTGATCACCACGGCGATGGCCAGCGGGGCGCACGGCTACCTCGTGCACGGCGCGCACAGCCCCGAGGAGATCCTCGACGCGGTGATGAGCGCCGCCCGCGGCATGTCGGTGTTCGGCCCCGCCGCGTCGGCGGTGCTGCTCGATCCCGCCCGGCGCGCCGCCGTACCTCCCGGCTCCGGGCCAGCGCTCCCCGGCGCTGCCGCTCCCCCGACCGGGCCCGGATCACCCGCCGCGGCGCTGCGGGCCCGCCGCTACGGCCTCACCCCCCGCGAGGTGGAGATCCTCGACCTGATGGCCGAGGGCCGAGGCAACCGCGACATCGCCAAGGACTGCTTCCTCGCCGAGAAGACCGTGAAGAACCACATCAACCGGATCTTCACCAAGCTCGGCGTGACCACCCGCGGGGAGGCGATCAGCCTGTGGCTGCGCCCGCCCTCCTGA
- a CDS encoding CpaF family protein gives MKRAQFSAADVVGGEVKAPAGRDTRQDLDNGADEILVSTFREKLLDEIDLTELSKLDLTQRRARLERVMTHLVAREGPLLSSRERTTLIRRVVAETLGLGVLEPLLADEAVTEIMINGPDTIFVERLGRLELSPTRFVSVDQLMQTIDRIVSTVNRRVDESSPMVDARLHTGERVNVILPPLALDGPVVTIRKFPRAFTMSELVVRDTLDEETAAFLASCVRAKLNIVVSGGTGSGKTTLLNALSAAIPEHERIVTIEDAAELSLQQKHVIRLESRPANIEGRGQVTIRDLVRNSLRMRPDRIVVGEVRGGETMDMLSAMNTGHEGSLTTVHANSPADALSRLETLASMSDLEIPFQAVQEQVNNAVDVIVQLDRGPDGSRRISAVVSLESRRREEYLLHEVSLFEAAPVGADRIVRGRHVPRPLSPMLSQRLRLAGEQLPPGFDAAQGA, from the coding sequence GTGAAGCGCGCGCAGTTCAGCGCCGCCGACGTGGTCGGGGGCGAGGTCAAGGCCCCGGCCGGCCGGGACACCCGCCAGGACCTCGACAACGGCGCCGACGAGATCCTGGTCAGCACGTTCCGCGAGAAGCTGCTCGACGAGATCGACCTGACCGAGCTCTCCAAGCTCGACCTCACCCAGCGCCGGGCCCGGCTCGAGCGGGTGATGACGCACCTGGTGGCCCGGGAGGGCCCGCTGCTCTCCAGCCGGGAGCGGACCACGCTGATCCGCCGCGTCGTCGCGGAGACCCTGGGCCTCGGCGTGCTCGAGCCGCTGCTCGCCGACGAGGCCGTCACCGAGATCATGATCAACGGCCCGGACACCATCTTCGTCGAGCGGCTGGGCCGCCTCGAGCTCTCCCCCACCCGGTTCGTCTCGGTCGACCAGCTGATGCAGACCATCGACCGGATCGTCTCGACGGTGAACCGCCGCGTCGACGAGTCCAGCCCGATGGTCGACGCCCGGCTGCACACCGGCGAGCGGGTCAACGTGATCCTGCCGCCGCTGGCCCTCGACGGCCCGGTGGTGACGATCCGGAAGTTCCCGCGCGCGTTCACGATGAGCGAGCTGGTCGTCCGTGACACCCTCGACGAGGAGACCGCGGCGTTCCTCGCCTCGTGCGTGCGGGCGAAGCTCAACATCGTCGTCTCCGGCGGCACCGGCTCGGGCAAGACCACGCTGCTCAACGCGCTCTCCGCGGCGATCCCCGAGCACGAGCGGATCGTCACCATCGAGGACGCCGCCGAGCTCTCGCTGCAGCAGAAGCACGTGATCCGGCTCGAGTCCCGCCCGGCCAACATCGAGGGCCGCGGCCAGGTCACGATCCGCGACCTGGTCCGCAACAGCCTCCGGATGCGGCCGGACCGGATCGTCGTCGGCGAGGTCCGCGGCGGCGAGACCATGGACATGCTCTCCGCGATGAACACCGGCCACGAGGGCTCGCTGACCACCGTGCACGCCAACTCCCCGGCCGACGCGCTCAGCCGCCTCGAGACGCTGGCGTCGATGAGCGACCTGGAGATCCCGTTCCAGGCCGTCCAGGAGCAGGTCAACAACGCCGTCGACGTGATCGTCCAGCTCGACCGCGGCCCCGACGGCAGCCGCCGCATCTCCGCGGTGGTCAGCCTGGAGTCCCGGCGCCGCGAGGAGTACCTGCTGCACGAGGTCTCGCTCTTCGAGGCCGCCCCGGTCGGCGCGGACCGGATCGTCCGCGGCCGGCACGTGCCGCGCCCGCTCTCGCCGATGCTCAGCCAGCGGCTGCGGCTGGCCGGCGAGCAGCTGCCACCCGGGTTCGACGCCGCCCAGGGAGCGTGA
- a CDS encoding type II secretion system F family protein, whose translation MLAILTALALSLAIFYVGLREMLLADRDQRRREAAVVPDEQRGNGLRWRTLDRQLLRTPWGQRLAAALEMSGLTLGPARFVLSTLAGSLLVGLLLGRSLSWLLFPLGLLIGVQAARFVVRRARNRRREAFIAQMPELARTLSNATSAGLSIRTALALAVEELADPARSEIRQVSEQINLGASLESALTSLERRLPSRESAILISTLVVSARSGGGLVTALRDIAGTLETRKETRREIRTVYAQTLATAYAVLAMGVGVLFVMDSAQEGTVDTMLREPLGQIALIIAGAIYTGGMLVIRRMTRVGY comes from the coding sequence GTGCTCGCGATCCTGACCGCGCTCGCGCTGAGCCTGGCGATCTTCTACGTCGGGCTGCGCGAGATGCTGCTCGCGGACCGGGACCAGCGCCGGCGCGAGGCCGCGGTGGTGCCCGACGAGCAGCGCGGCAACGGCCTGCGCTGGCGGACCCTCGACCGGCAGCTGCTGCGCACCCCGTGGGGCCAGCGCCTCGCCGCCGCGCTGGAGATGAGCGGCCTGACCCTCGGCCCGGCCCGGTTCGTGCTCTCCACGCTCGCCGGCTCGCTGCTGGTCGGGCTGCTGCTGGGCCGCTCGCTGTCGTGGCTGCTGTTCCCGCTCGGGCTGCTGATCGGGGTGCAGGCGGCCCGGTTCGTCGTACGCCGGGCCCGCAACCGGCGCCGCGAGGCGTTCATCGCGCAGATGCCTGAGCTGGCCAGGACGCTGTCCAACGCCACCAGCGCCGGGCTCTCCATCCGGACCGCGCTCGCGCTGGCCGTCGAGGAGCTCGCCGACCCGGCCCGCTCCGAGATCCGACAGGTGAGCGAGCAGATCAACCTCGGCGCCTCGCTGGAGTCGGCGCTGACCAGCCTCGAGCGGCGGCTGCCCTCGCGCGAGTCCGCGATCCTGATCAGCACCCTGGTGGTCAGCGCCCGCTCCGGCGGCGGCCTGGTCACCGCGCTGCGCGACATCGCCGGCACGCTGGAGACCCGCAAGGAGACCCGCCGCGAGATCCGCACCGTCTACGCGCAGACGCTGGCCACGGCGTACGCCGTGCTCGCGATGGGCGTCGGCGTGCTGTTCGTGATGGACAGCGCCCAGGAAGGCACCGTCGACACGATGCTGCGCGAGCCGCTCGGCCAGATCGCGCTCATCATCGCCGGCGCCATCTACACCGGCGGCATGCTGGTGATCCGGCGGATGACCCGGGTGGGCTACTGA